The following nucleotide sequence is from Sulfurimonas sp. hsl 1-7.
ATCACTTTTGGATGCGCTTCTAATGCTACGTTTAAAAGTGCGTCTAAATCTTCAGGACGTTTTGCAATCGGTTTACAAAAAAGGTGTGGCTGCATCATACCGCCAACTACATCATCTAAAGTGATTAAAAGGTGGTGTACAGTGATCGTTGCATAAAGATTCGGATATTTATCAAGCATATCAACAGCAGCTTTTGTCGTAATGTGTTCCATAATGATCTTTAGATCTGGAAAGTTTTGTGCTAAAAGCTCATAAATAGACATAAATTCAGCTTCTCTATCCATTACAAAACCGTCAGTCTCACCGTGGACACATAAAGGGATACCCATTGAACTCATAGCCTCTAAAGTTTCTCTCATCTCCTCGATATCGAATGAACTCACACCACCTTCAGAGTTTGTTGTAATTCCGGCTGGATACAATTTAACCGCTGTAATCTCCTCCGCAACATCTTCTAAAAACTCTCTAGAGTAGTTTTGATAGAAAAGTGTCATGTATGGTTCAAAAAAATCATTTGGAACTGCAGCCATTATACGCTCTTTATAAGCGATAACTTCCTCTTTTGTAGTAACTGGTGGAACGAGGTTTGGCATCACGATAGCACCACTAAAACTATATGCTGAAAGTGGAGCAACATTTTCAAGCATAACACCATCACGAAGATGGAGATGCATATCTAGTGGCATTAAAAGTGTATGAGTTTTCATTGAGATCCTTAATTTTATATATACGGGATTATAACAAATCGGTGGTTAAACAAGCCATAAAGATGCAGAAAGTGTTACGATAACTAACGTCAATATCGGTAAAAACCTATATATGCTACTAAGACCTAGTAACGATATCCCGTCAATAAATATCCCAATCATGATAGCCGTTACCAGTAACGCTGCTACGATAAAAAAGAGCCACATTGCAGGAACTATAAGATACCAAGGTTCTGTTAAAAATCCATAATAAAGTGTAGCTATGGCACTGAGTGCAATAAGTGTATGTTGTGCAACAAAAAGAGTAGTAACTTTTTCCTGTTTTGTGTGAACACGAGCTATTTTTAGATAAACGAAAAGTAAAAAGAGTGTGATATAAACCATTTAGAAGATCCTTTAATAATTTGAAGGTATTCTATCTAAATAGTTTTAAATTATGTTTATTATACTATTTGATTATAATAATTCTTTTGCTTCTTTTATAAGCGCATTTACTGATGCTTCATAGAGTGCAGCATCTTCTTTTGAAGTTGATTCAAAACGTGTTACAAGTACAGGAGTTGTGTTTGATGCACGTACAAGTCCCCAACCGTTTTCAAAGTTGATTCTTACACCGTCAACATCGATGATATCTTTGATAGCCGGAAAAGATGCCGGAGGATTTTGTAAAAGCTCTTTTACTTTTTCCATAATTTTGAACTTTTCCGCTTCCGTAGTTTCAACTTTGATCTCTTCAGTCGAATATACTTCAGGAAGCTTTGCAAGCTCAGCGTCAAGGTCTATACCGTCTTGGATAAGCTCTAACATTCTAAGGGTTGCATAGATTGCATCATCGTAGCCGAAGTATCTGTTTTTGAAAAACACGTGCCCGCTCACTTCACATGCAAGGTCAGCATTAACCTCTTTCATCTTTACTTTTAAGTTCGAATGTCCTGTTTTATACATAATAGTTTTCCCGCCGCGGCGTTCAAGCTCGTCATACATAACTTGTGAACATTTCACCTCACCTACAACTGTAGGGTTCTGCATCTTCATAGAGTATAAAAGGGCCATCATATCCCCTTTTATATTGTTTTTATGAGTCAGTACCGCGATTCTGTCTGCATCACCGTCGTATGCAAAAGCGATATCACCCTCTTTTTCTAAAAGTACCTTTACATCAGCAAGGTTTTTCTCAACTGAAGGGTCCGGATGATGATTTGGGAATGTACCGTCCGGATCGACATATAACCCTTTTGTATTTAATTCCAAGCGCTCAAAAATCTCAGGAAGAACAATACCCGCTACACCGTTTCCACAGTCATATACGATCTTTGTATCCATCCCTTTAAGATGTTGGAACTGCTCTACAATATAGTCGATGTATCTGTTTTTCGCATCAATTTTTACAACCTGGCGATCAACTTTTTCAATATCACCCATCGCCTCACACTCACGCCCGAGTGCATAGATATCTTCACCGAAAAACGGTGCTTGAGCAATTGTAATCTTAAAACCGTTGTATTCGCTTGGATTGTGTGAACCCGTGATCATAACAGAAGCTGAAGGTGTGATCCCGTCCCACTCTTGATAGTTTGTAAAGTAATTAACAGGAGTTGGCACAAGTCCCATGTCTAAAACTTTTTTACCGCCTGCATTGAGACCTGCTACAAGATATTCGAACAAAATCGGAGAGTGACTTCTTGCATCATAACCGACTGCTACATATTCTCCGTCAATCTTAGAAGCCAATGCAAAACCGATTTTTGTAACACTTCCTTCATTTAGTTCTTTTTCGTAAATCCCACGTATGTCATACTCTCTATAGATGCTCAAAACACTCTCCAAATTGTTAATTTATAATATATTATGATACTAAGAAAAAGATTTTATCTTCATTAAAATCCGCTCTAAACTCTTTAACGATATGTCTACCAGATATAAACTGTCATCTTGTTGTCCCTGATAAACTCGAAAATTTTCAACTTCACCCAAATAATCAACATCAAAATCGACATTGCTCTCTAAAGGGTATACTTTTAAAGCCCGTAAAGACTCTATCCTGTAAAGTTTTTTATCTTGAACAATATACCCAATGTAGGGGTGTATGCGGTCATGAATAGAATGTGAAGATTGAAAAAAGAGAATGTCTGCATTTTTATCTTGATGCAAAATCATTATTGTTTCTCTAAAACTCATAGAAAGATCTAAAAAAACTGTTTGTTTAATCGTCTCTATTTTTTCAATTTTATCGACAGCCTCTTTATAGATTCTGTTTTGTCCGTTTAACTCTGCATAACTCTTATATAAAAACACCATAATGATCGAGAGTATTACGATCGAGACCATTAACTCAATAAGTGTAAAACCTTTTCTCATTGGATCTTCACCCGTAACATTGAAGTAGAAAACTTTTGTGATTCAAGTTTTGTTTTTCCGATCTCCAAAACACTTCCAGTAGGTGTTTCAAACTTATCTATTTCATCGTATGAAAGTTTCACTTTTATGGCTTTTACTTCACGTCTGAGGTCACTCTCAAGATTAAAATCATCTACAAGTTCTTTGAGTGATACATTGCTTTTTTCAAAACCGTACTTTTGGGAAGTTCCGAGTAAAAAAGAGTTATATTGCGTCTCTTTTATCGATTGTTGCAGCCATAAGAGTTTACTGTTTGCATCCCCTCTTACTTGAAACATAGCAGCGATCACGACACTGACAATCATCACCGCCACCATCACTTCGATCAAAGTAAAAGCGTTGCGTTGTTTAGCCATGTCCTATACCGATACGGATAGCTTCATCGAGTGAAGTCTCCCCGTTTATTAACATCATGCGAAGCTGTTTTGCAATCGTTTTAAGCCCGTCTGCTTCAAGTGCCGTTTTGATCGTATGCTCATCCGTCGTAGTTTTAAGCAGGTCTTTTACTTTATCGTTCATAATCAGAAGCTCACCGATAGAACGGCGCCCCGCGTAACCTGTATAGTTACACTCTTTACAGCCGCAAGATTTATAGATCTTCGCATCACGAGGAAGGTCATAATCCTCGCTAAAATTCTCAGCCAGTTCATCTTCCTCTTTACAATGAGGACAAAGTACACGCACAAGTCTCTGTGCCAATATCCCTAAAAGTGAAGATGAGATTAAAAACGGTTCTATGTTCATATCGGAGAGTCTTGAGATTGTTGCTGCTGCCGAGTTTGTATGAAGCGTTGAAAAAACAAGGTGCCCCGTCAGTGCTGCACGAACTGCAATCGTAGCTGTCTCCTCGTCACGAATCTCCCCGATCATAATAACATCAGGGTCTTGACGCAGGATAGATCGAAGTGCCGAAGCAAATGTGAGCCCCACTTTCTCGTTTACTTGAATTTGTGAGATATTGTCACTTTTATACTCTACAGGATCCTCAACCGTTATAAGGTTTTTATGCGGCTCTTCCACTTCGCGTAAAAATGAGTGCAGTGATGTTGTCTTACCACTTCCCGTCGGCCCCGTTACCAAGATGATCCCGTGCGATGAGCGAAGCAGTTTTTTTACATCATTGATCATAGAATCGTTAAATCCAAGTTCAGTAATTTCCGGGATTTGTGAGCTTTGCATCAAAAGCCTCATAACTACACGTTCACCGTAAAATGTAGGAAGTATCGAGACACGAATATCTAAAACTTCACCCGCAATTTTGATCTGCGTACGACCATCTTGAGGTATCCTTTTCTCCGAGATATCAAGATTTGAGATAACTTTGATACGACTCACGATAAGATTGACTATCTTTTTGTCTAGATCGGCATTTTTTGTCAACATACCGTCTATACGAAAACGAACTTCCCCTTTGTTTTCATGCACTTCAATGTGAATATCTGACGCACGTTTTTTTACCGCTTGATAAAACAGTGCATTTACAAACTTGATAATGGGTGCTGATTCTTCACTCGTTAAGATATCTGCCGAAGTTCTTAGAAAGTCGGTTAAAGAGAGTTCATCTTCATCATTACTCTCCTCTTGTCTATCCCCCTTCATCGTCTCGATCTCTTTGTCTGTTCTGAGTTCTAAAAAACGGTTATAAAGTCTATCGAAAGAGTCCTCGTCTAAAATATATAACGGATATTCCTCATCAAGCTTTGTATAGTAATTACTCGCTTCACTGAGGTAGCGTTTTGAAGTAAACGCAGATATCTCACTCCCATATTCACTGAAAAGAAGATAATTTTTAACAGATAAGTTTGTATTGAGCTCTTCAACTTCAATCGGCTCTAGATGAAGGTTATGGAGCGGTTCAATGTTTAACATCTTTACCCTCTTCTACCATTTTGAAAATATCTTTATTATACTTCTCTTGAATCTTTGAAAGCACACCGAGGTCTTTTTGTAATTGTGACAACTCTTCACTTTTATCAATCACGTAAGGTGTGAGAATTACAACTAAATTGTCCTCTTCTTCTGTATCAGATGTTGATGTAAAAAGTTTTCCTATAAGAGGTATATCTCCTAAAAGTGGTACTTTTGTAACTGTTTTATCTGAATAAGTTTTTACAAGTCCTCCGATAATAATACTCTCACCGTGGCGTAAAATTGCCTGTGTCTTTACCTCTTGTTTTGAGGTTACGGGTTGTCGAACAGTTTGACCACTTGCATCAAGTCCATCATCCAATACATTTTCCAAAACTGCTTCTACGTCAAGAGTTACTTTATCGTTTGAAGAGACACGAGGTTTAATTTTTAAAGTTAAACCGACATCCTCTCTTTTGTAACTACTTGTAGTACCGCCAATTCCTGCACTAGTTGTAACAGAACCTGTAGATATAGAGATCGTTTTACCCACATAAATTGATGATTCTTTGTTATTTACACAAAGTATAGATGGATTAGAGATTGATTGTCCTGCACCGTTTTGTTGTAAAAAATCTAATGTAGCCCCCAATGCTAATGCTGAACGTGTTACTCCAATAACAGATGTTCCTAATGATTCTCCAACAACTGCTGTAGCTTGTGTTGTTAAATCAGCTGAACCAAAATTTGCACTCATTGCATAAAGACCAGACGATGAAATATCTCCGGCAGAAAAACCGTATTTTACACCGATATCCTGACTCTTGTTTTTATTGATCTCTACGATTTTTGCCTGTACATAGACTTGAAACTTCTCTTTATCTAGCTCTTCAATGATTTTTTGAATCCCTTTGATCACTAAAGGATCTCCGATCACAACGATCGAGTTAATCTCATCACTTGCTGAGACATTCGGCTTCATTGCAGGGTCTTTAAACGTTTGTTTTGCGATAATGTCGGTGATCGTTTTTAACACCGCCTGGGCATCTGAATTTTTAAGTGCAAAAATCTTTACGGTATTGTTAATATTTGACTCTACATCAAGTTTTGCCACAATCTCGGCAAGTTTGTTTACATTGTTTTCATCTCCGACAAGTACTAAACCGTTAACATTTTCATCAACTACTATTGTTACCTGCTCTGAAACAACCTGTTGGTTAAAGATCGATTTTTGAATCTCGGTAATTTTAGAATTGAGTTTCTTCGCTTCGGTATTTTTCAGATAGATAATTTTTACAACATTCTCGACATTGTTACTAAGGTCTTTAATAACTTTTTTAAGTGTCTCAATATTTTTCGGATAATCTGTAACTAAAAGCGTATTTGATTCTTTCATAGTCATCAGTTTGGCAGTTTTTGAAATCAGATATCTCACTTTTGCTGCAACTACGTCAACATTTTCACCTTTAATCTCTAGAGCCTGAGTTACCATAGTGGCACCGTAAAGCTTTTTATTCTTAGCGATTACAGGAAGATTGTTGTTTGCGGCATCCGTAGCACGAATAACTTCGTATCTTGAACCTTTTTGTACCAGTGTAAAACCTTTTGATTCCAGAACATCAACCAGTAATTCGATCAGTTCATCATCATAAATAGGTGTTGAACTTATAAAGTTCACTGTCCCGTTCACTTTTTGCGTTACAAGGATGTTTTTATGAGTAATCTTTGAAACAAGTTCTATAAAGTCATCAATTTTGACATTAGAAAAGTTAACATTGACCTTCTCTCTTGCACTTAAGCTTGTAAGTAAAAATAGTGTGATTAAAAAAACTCTAACGAATTTCATATATGATTTCCTTTTCTTGATTATTTCTGAGTACTGTTAATTCTAAGATATCTATACTGTCTATCTTTTTATACAGGTCCATCGCTGCCTTATAAGAGGTAAGTTCTACGTTGTTTGCCCGAATCATTATGTCACCTTTTTGCAGTCCCAGCTTGGCTATTTTTGAGTTTGGTTTTATTTTGTCTACTCTAAAGCCGGTAATTTTTTTACCCTCAAACACTTCATTGATTGCGACATCACTCCACAATTTTCCCGGATTTTTCGAATAGTAAGTGATATCTGTTTTTTCCACTTCATATGCCTCTCCCAGAGTAGTCTCTTTTTTTACAAACTCTTTAGGTTGCAATTTTTCAGAGCTATCCATACTCACGATATACTCTTTGCCCATCTTTTCAAAAATAACGCTAAATGCCTGAATGGTTTTTAACTTATACCCTTCATATAACTCTCCAACAGAGATAACTGAAGTTTTGTCAGGTTGTGCTTTTTTGGCAACGATCGCAAAACCTTTTTTCCCTTTTCCGTAAAGCCCCTTTAAAACAATAGTACCAATACTCGTTGAAACCGTACTTTTTTGTTCCTCGTTTACAACAACCTTTGAGCGCTCAAGCATATTTTTAAAATCGATTCGCTTATAACTTTGTGTATAAGTCTCACTCTCTTGGTTATCTATGCCGCTGCTTGGAAGATACCACCAGATAGCTAAACTAAAAAGTTTTGCAAAGAGTATGAGTATTAAAAGTTTTGTCACAACTTTAAGAAGTTTAGAGTTAGAGAGCTTTAACATATTTGTACTCCCCGTTTTGATCTTTTTTAAACTGTCGTAATGAGCTGCTGTATTTTGACTGCATCAGTTTTGAAGGTTTTAATACTAACGATACACTTTGGTCTAAAAGACTAAACTCCCCTTCAAGCTCACCAAATACACCGTTTGCAGATATATTCACGTTCAAAGGGTTTAGGAGCGAATAGTTTACAGAAACATTCTCTACCTTTTGAGGAGCAAAGTTCTCCACAATAGATGCCAAACGGATACCGCTGACGTCGATCGAATTATAGACACCGAGCAAAGTTATCTTTGTTGTTGTAATTTCAGCTGCCTCAATCCCCTGAGCGAACAGGTGTGCATCATCGATCTCTAAAGTAAAAAATCTGTCTTGTACTTTTTCCCCGGAGATAATAACATCAAATGCTCCCAACTCTTGTTCTAGAAAATAGTAGACACTTTGTTTAGGGGTAAAAGCGATTAGTGCTAAAATAAATACTAGGAAATATCCAAAAAACAGTGCTATCTTTTTTACCATTTTATCTCCATCTCCAAGCTTGCTTTATCATCACCCAATTTTTTGATGTTCAATGCCGAAATATTATACGAACCGTTAAGCACTTTTCCCATCAAAGAGTTTAAGGCATCGGCATTCATACTCTCTGTAGTAATTTTGATCGAATCTTTTGTTGTCTTTTGAGTCAACTCTGCAGACTTTAATGAGGGCTGTCTTAACACTCTTTGAATAGAGCTGTTTATCTTTTTCTGATCGCCGTACACCTCTTCAAGCCCATTTAACTTAACTGCCACTTTTTTGCTCTCTTGATACTGCAGTTTTGCTTCAAGCAGTTCCTCTTTGAGTGTATTTAATTTAAAAAATAAAAAGAGTAAAACGGTTACAAGCAATGCACCGATATGTAACGGGTTTACTTGATTCATAGTTTCACCTCGATCTCAAAGTTTTTCCCCTTAAATGAAGAGCTGAGAGCTGCTTTGTAGTTTTGTAAACTCTGCAGTACTTTCTTACTAGAGGCCTCATCTAAACCTGATATATTTACACTTAGTACTTTATTTTTATATGCTATTTTCGTAATCTTTTGCTCTTTTGTGAGTTTTAATTTTAAAAAATCTGCAACTATTTCACGTAGTTTCGTTTGTTTTTCAAAAGTTGTTTCATACTCCTGGAGTACAGAACGGTTTTGCATCATAGTAGGATAAAGTTTATACTCGTCAAACAGCTTCTCTTTTTGTATGTTTACACTCTCTATCTTTTGCATAGTTATAAAGGCTTCAACCCCTAAAAGAAGAATAAATACACCAAGTAAAGCAGCTATTTTATACAAGCTGTTATTGTCGATAATGTGAGAAAACTGTTGCAGTTTAATTGTCTTTTTTGAAAGTTTTAAATTATCTAATGAAAGTTCTTTCGCAGTCTCGATCCAACGGCTTGGAGCTATAAACACCAAGTCATTATCTACAATCAACACCTCTTTTTCATTAATCTTGCACGGTACTGCATCTAGAAGTTCCGTTTGTGCAAAATAGACATTCTTAATCGTAGAGACAGGAATATCTTTTTTCCCCAGCTCTTCAATAATCTTTTTATCTTCATATGCAAATGCTAAAAATTCTTCCCCCTCTTTAAAGACTACGTAACTGTAGTTCCCCTGAGGAAGGTTGTCTTCAAAAAGTGATGGCAGCAGTTTTTTAGCATCTCTTGCATATTTTACAGGCAAACTCAGTTTTTTCACCCAATAAAGTGATGGTGAGAGGATAATATCTACTTTTGTACCAGCAGCTACCTGAGGAGTTTTCTCACTATGAGGATCTAAAAAAACAACACTACTGGTTGTTTTAAATTTCGTAAACAAAGTTATACCCTTTCCTGTGTTTTATATCATATTCAAAACTTATATGTGAAGTTATGTTTTCTCTTATTATATCCATTTTTATAAACAAATACGGAACAAAGATATCCGTGGAAAATTTTCCAAGCCTATTCTGCTCATCTTCACCCAAATTAAGAGCCTTGAACAAATCTTTCTTTGAACTGTATACAACCTCTCCTTCAGCTAAATTTTTCGCTCTTTCAGAGCTTGTTCCCGTTATGAGTTCCCACACTTCAGGTGTTGCATAATTAAGGTCGATGGTTGTATTTGTCTCAGTTGAGAAATTAAAAAGTTGCGTAAAGTTGATCGCATCAATTGCATCATCCTGATACTCTTTTTTATAAAACCTGTTAATCTTTTTGAGGTGTTTCATTGAAGCAATAGAGCCTCGAAATAGTGTCGGATTCTCTTCAAAAATAGTCGTATTGTAATAAACACCCTCTTTAGGCTCTTTCATAACATCTTTTAAAAGCTCTATATACTCCCCTCTCACATTATATCTGCTGAGATACTCATATAAGAACTCCTCTTGTTGTTTGTCTTTGTTTATAGAGTTTACTGCAAAAGTTGAACATGCGCTCGTAATATAAACCATCAGATTGGTACCGTCATTGGTTAACGGTATGCCACCCTCTATCCCTTGCAAAAAGAGATATAACTCCTCTACAGAATTATTTTCTCCTATACTTTTTAGTTGCGCAGAACCATTTAAAAGGGTTATTACATCATCTACAAAGATATGAGCCTGATAGAGCATTTTCTCCTTTTCTACGTATCGTGAAGAGTCGTTAATCTGTTTTAAAGCGTAGCCGACCGCTACCGTGATTACAATCACAAACATTACGGTAATAAGGAGTGCGATCCCTTTTTTTCTCTGCATCTATTGAATACTCATTGAGAAAATAGGTAAAAGCATTGCCGCTACGATAAAACCTATACTTCCGCCTACAAAAAGCATTAAAGCCGGTTCAAGCAGAGTTAGAAGGAGTGAAATTTTATCTCTGTTCTCTTCAAAATAAAGCTCCGACACATTTGTTAAAACACTCTCTATCTCTGAAGTCTCTTCACCAAGGGCTATTGCCTGAACAAATGCATCATCAAGTTGTACATCTGAATTATAAAGTGCATGAGAGAGCAGTTTTCCTTCAACAACTTTTTTACTTGCATCTACAAACAACTCTTTGATTACTTTGTTGCTTAAGATATTTGCACTCATATTTATTGTTTGAACGAATACAACACCTGAACGTGTTAAAAGTGAAGCGATGTATGAGAAACGTGCTAACTCACTTTTTAGGATAATGGCACCAAAAAGAGGTACTTTAAGTAAGAGCTTATCTACAAAATAAGCAAAACTGTATATCTTTCTTTTCAAGGTTACAAAAAGTGCGCTAAAGATAAAAATCAGTGCTAAAATAGTTTGAAAATTCTCACTGAAAAAGTCTCCAAGAGCAATCACTACTTTTGTAGGAGTTGGAAGTTCTTGGTCCATACTCTCAAATATCCCCGTAATTTGCGGTACGACATAAGTAAGCATAAATGCGATCATCACTAAAGAGATAATAACCATAAATGATGGGTAAGCAAATGCACCCTTAATCTCTTTTGCTATTTTGTCCTGCTCTTTTAAAAAGCGGGAAAGTTCCATAAGAACTTCGTCAAGGATCCCTCCGTCTTCACTTACACGAATCGATTCTACAAAAAATTCCGGAAGTTCTACCACATCTTGAGAAGATAAAGCACTGTAGAAGTTTTCCCCCTCATCAAGATGCGTATTTACCGTTGCCAAAAAGAGTTTTATTTTTTTATTTTTAGCGTAATGGGTTTGAACCACTTTAAGTGCAGAGACTATACTCATTCCTGAGCGGATATACATAGAGAGTTCACGAGAAAGCAGTGCTAACTCTTTTGAAGAAATTTTATAACGTTTTTTAAGTTTAAACTTCTCATAAAACGGCAGTGAATCCTCTTTAATCTCACTATACAAGATACCGTTTGCTTTGAGTTTTGCCTTTACCTCATCTAGATTTGCAGCTTCAACTCTGTCAGTGACATTTTTTCCTGTTTTATCTATACCTTTATATTTAAAAATCATCACTTCACTTCTTGTATCAATTGTTCTTTTTTATCTACAAATTCTTCTAGCGTATCGTAAATTTTTACACCTTCAAAGTATTCACTATAATCATACACCTTATCTTTAAAGGCAACTATATACTGGTCAGAAACTCTGTCCCTTGCAACTTCAAACTCAAAACACCCGTCAAAGCGTTGCTGCACTAAACCTTCTGAATAGCTATATCTATAAACTTCTATCGAATCATCGATCAGCTCATCAATGTCCGCTCTTTTTACACCGTCTATATAGAGTGTGCAAACGCTGCAATCATCTCCACAAACAAGTTTTGAAGAGTTACCGTCTTTGATCTGTTTATACATATAACTTTTCAAGTTTTTTAAACTAAGTTTCTCTTGCTTATCTTCAACATTATGAAGTTTTGTTATCACAAGGGTATATACAACCCCGATGATA
It contains:
- a CDS encoding prepilin-type N-terminal cleavage/methylation domain-containing protein, translated to MAKQRNAFTLIEVMVAVMIVSVVIAAMFQVRGDANSKLLWLQQSIKETQYNSFLLGTSQKYGFEKSNVSLKELVDDFNLESDLRREVKAIKVKLSYDEIDKFETPTGSVLEIGKTKLESQKFSTSMLRVKIQ
- the pyrC gene encoding dihydroorotase, whose amino-acid sequence is MKTHTLLMPLDMHLHLRDGVMLENVAPLSAYSFSGAIVMPNLVPPVTTKEEVIAYKERIMAAVPNDFFEPYMTLFYQNYSREFLEDVAEEITAVKLYPAGITTNSEGGVSSFDIEEMRETLEAMSSMGIPLCVHGETDGFVMDREAEFMSIYELLAQNFPDLKIIMEHITTKAAVDMLDKYPNLYATITVHHLLITLDDVVGGMMQPHLFCKPIAKRPEDLDALLNVALEAHPKVMFGSDSAPHPQHKKESCGCAAGVFTAPIALQLLCEIFDQYGKLSNLQAFVSDNAQSIYGICPEFKEVTLENRPFTVPNDYSGVVPMYAGETLNWAIENVE
- a CDS encoding type II secretion system F family protein; amino-acid sequence: MIFKYKGIDKTGKNVTDRVEAANLDEVKAKLKANGILYSEIKEDSLPFYEKFKLKKRYKISSKELALLSRELSMYIRSGMSIVSALKVVQTHYAKNKKIKLFLATVNTHLDEGENFYSALSSQDVVELPEFFVESIRVSEDGGILDEVLMELSRFLKEQDKIAKEIKGAFAYPSFMVIISLVMIAFMLTYVVPQITGIFESMDQELPTPTKVVIALGDFFSENFQTILALIFIFSALFVTLKRKIYSFAYFVDKLLLKVPLFGAIILKSELARFSYIASLLTRSGVVFVQTINMSANILSNKVIKELFVDASKKVVEGKLLSHALYNSDVQLDDAFVQAIALGEETSEIESVLTNVSELYFEENRDKISLLLTLLEPALMLFVGGSIGFIVAAMLLPIFSMSIQ
- a CDS encoding prepilin-type N-terminal cleavage/methylation domain-containing protein, which gives rise to MKKAFSLIELMIVIVIIGVVYTLVITKLHNVEDKQEKLSLKNLKSYMYKQIKDGNSSKLVCGDDCSVCTLYIDGVKRADIDELIDDSIEVYRYSYSEGLVQQRFDGCFEFEVARDRVSDQYIVAFKDKVYDYSEYFEGVKIYDTLEEFVDKKEQLIQEVK
- a CDS encoding phosphomannomutase/phosphoglucomutase, producing the protein MSIYREYDIRGIYEKELNEGSVTKIGFALASKIDGEYVAVGYDARSHSPILFEYLVAGLNAGGKKVLDMGLVPTPVNYFTNYQEWDGITPSASVMITGSHNPSEYNGFKITIAQAPFFGEDIYALGRECEAMGDIEKVDRQVVKIDAKNRYIDYIVEQFQHLKGMDTKIVYDCGNGVAGIVLPEIFERLELNTKGLYVDPDGTFPNHHPDPSVEKNLADVKVLLEKEGDIAFAYDGDADRIAVLTHKNNIKGDMMALLYSMKMQNPTVVGEVKCSQVMYDELERRGGKTIMYKTGHSNLKVKMKEVNADLACEVSGHVFFKNRYFGYDDAIYATLRMLELIQDGIDLDAELAKLPEVYSTEEIKVETTEAEKFKIMEKVKELLQNPPASFPAIKDIIDVDGVRINFENGWGLVRASNTTPVLVTRFESTSKEDAALYEASVNALIKEAKELL
- a CDS encoding GspE/PulE family protein, with protein sequence MLNIEPLHNLHLEPIEVEELNTNLSVKNYLLFSEYGSEISAFTSKRYLSEASNYYTKLDEEYPLYILDEDSFDRLYNRFLELRTDKEIETMKGDRQEESNDEDELSLTDFLRTSADILTSEESAPIIKFVNALFYQAVKKRASDIHIEVHENKGEVRFRIDGMLTKNADLDKKIVNLIVSRIKVISNLDISEKRIPQDGRTQIKIAGEVLDIRVSILPTFYGERVVMRLLMQSSQIPEITELGFNDSMINDVKKLLRSSHGIILVTGPTGSGKTTSLHSFLREVEEPHKNLITVEDPVEYKSDNISQIQVNEKVGLTFASALRSILRQDPDVIMIGEIRDEETATIAVRAALTGHLVFSTLHTNSAAATISRLSDMNIEPFLISSSLLGILAQRLVRVLCPHCKEEDELAENFSEDYDLPRDAKIYKSCGCKECNYTGYAGRRSIGELLIMNDKVKDLLKTTTDEHTIKTALEADGLKTIAKQLRMMLINGETSLDEAIRIGIGHG
- a CDS encoding prepilin-type N-terminal cleavage/methylation domain-containing protein, giving the protein MRKGFTLIELMVSIVILSIIMVFLYKSYAELNGQNRIYKEAVDKIEKIETIKQTVFLDLSMSFRETIMILHQDKNADILFFQSSHSIHDRIHPYIGYIVQDKKLYRIESLRALKVYPLESNVDFDVDYLGEVENFRVYQGQQDDSLYLVDISLKSLERILMKIKSFS
- a CDS encoding secretin N-terminal domain-containing protein, translated to MKFVRVFLITLFLLTSLSAREKVNVNFSNVKIDDFIELVSKITHKNILVTQKVNGTVNFISSTPIYDDELIELLVDVLESKGFTLVQKGSRYEVIRATDAANNNLPVIAKNKKLYGATMVTQALEIKGENVDVVAAKVRYLISKTAKLMTMKESNTLLVTDYPKNIETLKKVIKDLSNNVENVVKIIYLKNTEAKKLNSKITEIQKSIFNQQVVSEQVTIVVDENVNGLVLVGDENNVNKLAEIVAKLDVESNINNTVKIFALKNSDAQAVLKTITDIIAKQTFKDPAMKPNVSASDEINSIVVIGDPLVIKGIQKIIEELDKEKFQVYVQAKIVEINKNKSQDIGVKYGFSAGDISSSGLYAMSANFGSADLTTQATAVVGESLGTSVIGVTRSALALGATLDFLQQNGAGQSISNPSILCVNNKESSIYVGKTISISTGSVTTSAGIGGTTSSYKREDVGLTLKIKPRVSSNDKVTLDVEAVLENVLDDGLDASGQTVRQPVTSKQEVKTQAILRHGESIIIGGLVKTYSDKTVTKVPLLGDIPLIGKLFTSTSDTEEEDNLVVILTPYVIDKSEELSQLQKDLGVLSKIQEKYNKDIFKMVEEGKDVKH